One Huiozyma naganishii CBS 8797 chromosome 4, complete genome genomic region harbors:
- the HUB1 gene encoding ubiquitin-like protein HUB1 (similar to Saccharomyces cerevisiae HUB1 (YNR032C-A); ancestral locus Anc_6.343), which produces MLEVLVNDRLGKKLRVKCLEEDSVGDFKKVVAVQLGVMPGKIVLQKGGVVLKDHITLMDYEVHEGTNLELYYL; this is translated from the coding sequence ATGCTGGAAGTGCTAGTCAATGACCGTTTGGGGAAGAAATTGCGGGTCAAGTGCCTTGAGGAAGACTCTGTGGGcgatttcaagaaagttgTCGCTGTGCAGCTGGGTGTAATGCCCGGCAAGATCGTGCTGCAGAAGGGCGGGGTGGTGTTGAAGGACCATATCACGCTGATGGACTACGAGGTCCATGAGGGGACAAACCTGGAGTTGTACTACTTGTGA
- the PPG1 gene encoding putative serine/threonine-protein kinase PPG1 (similar to Saccharomyces cerevisiae PPG1 (YNR032W); ancestral locus Anc_6.342), protein MELDQCLEHLYKGQLLPEITIQALCFKLKEMLVKESNVIHISTPVTVVGDMHGQFHDMLEMFKIGGRIPDTNYLFLGDYVDRGLYSVETITLLVTLKLRYPNRIHLLRGNHESRQITQSYGFYTECLNKYGPDSRVWQYLTDMFDYLVLCCIIDDEIFCVHGGLSPNVQTIDQIRIIDRFREIPHDGAMADLVWSDPEENNGDNSAGLVSGRNSFDSQQDFLLDTSQHFQVSPRGAGYTFGKSVVEKFLRMNDMSRIYRAHQLCNEGYQIYFGGLVTTVWSAPNYCYRCGNNASILELYSKDDYYFNVFGEAPETISYLNNPSVPAGTGGGSSITKVVSDYFEGDNIAGDSLSEIGTNIDSNLQSRDIDVFSDTYQAQSASGRRVEYFL, encoded by the coding sequence ATGGAGTTGGATCAATGCTTGGAGCACTTGTATAAGGGCCAATTGTTGCCTGAAATCACGATACAGGCGCTGTGCTTtaaattgaaggagatgTTGGTGAAGGAATCTAATGTTATTCACATCAGCACTCCCGTTACAGTGGTAGGTGACATGCACGGCCAGTTTCACGACATGCTGGAGATGTTCAAGATTGGGGGGAGAATACCGGACACAAATTACTTATTCCTTGGGGACTACGTTGATAGGGGACTGTACAGTGTTGAGACGATAACGCTGCTTGTGACGCTGAAGCTGCGGTACCCAAATAGAATTCATCTACTGAGGGGCAACCACGAATCGCGGCAGATCACACAGAGTTACGGGTTCTATACAGAGTGTCTGAACAAATATGGCCCGGATTCCAGAGTATGGCAGTACCTGACAGATATGTTCGATTACCTTGTCCTCTGTTGCATTATCGACGACGAGATATTCTGCGTCCACGGCGGGCTGTCTCCCAATGTGCAAACGATCGATCAGATCCGTATCATCGACAGGTTCCGAGAGATACCGCATGATGGAGCAATGGCAGATCTCGTGTGGTCAGATCCAGAGGAGAATAATGGGGATAACAGCGCTGGGTTGGTGAGCGGCAGAAACAGTTTTGACAGCCAGCAGGACTTCCTTCTCGATACCTCGCAGCACTTCCAAGTCTCGCCGAGAGGTGCCGGCTACACTTTTGGGAAGAGCGTCGTAGAGAAATTCCTCAGAATGAATGACATGTCGCGGATCTACAGGGCACACCAGTTGTGCAATGAGGGTTACCAGATATACTTTGGTGGGCTTGTGACGACGGTGTGGTCTGCTCCAAACTATTGCTATCGGTGTGGGAACAATGCTTCGATACTCGAGTTGTACAGCAAGGACGATTATTACTTCAACGTATTTGGCGAGGCGCCAGAAACTATTTCGTACCTGAACAATCCTAGTGTCCCTGCCGGCACTGGGGGTGGTAGTAGCATTACAAAAGTAGTTTCGGATTACTTTGAGGGGGACAACATTGCGGGTGACTCACTGAGTGAGATTGGTACTAATATCGACAGCAACCTACAGTCGCGAGATATCGACGTGTTCTCAGACACATACCAGGCCCAATCAGCATCCGGGAGAAGAGTGGAATACTTTCTTTGA
- the ABZ1 gene encoding 4-amino-4-deoxychorismate synthase (similar to Saccharomyces cerevisiae ABZ1 (YNR033W); ancestral locus Anc_6.344), translating into MDSRIDILFIDSYDSFTYNVVRLLEQQGPITVTTIHNDTFASLDGLLPLLSLFDCIVVGPGPGNPRNGCKDIGIIEELFRSDVAANVPILGICLGFQAMCYSRLGPERIQELDIIKHGQVYDIELSSKGVSSALFKGYPEQFKSTRYHSLHVLMDNASIEEGVCPLAITHDENGELLMAAQVGDLPWYGVQYHPESCCSQFGGLLIQNFLGIAHDWNHNRTQRYQCKLGSRVRMATQLEQLAETIDRTPIFVKSRLALPSPGSQDICIREYQDPKYKDCAQVTLKLADKIKGDKFILASSNISANRGEWSIIALPNENSQVFTHYESLGKTTVHGWQADGLTHESLHQNLTKGTNTPLLQVIGQDKTQFWGTLGQFMEPRLQCNFRTDLPFVGGLVGILGYEMGLYVKKPTLELEGAPTPDAKLVYIENSILVDHLQGRIFLISVGSDGSSCFPDDIADIFADSSWVDEDLAWPQELPEKVTYDVKMPDKSQYGEAFRKCQEYMHRGDSYEICLTTQTLVTPSTPTVDPWRIFQVLVQRNPAPFASFFQFNDLCSDAGLPVPQLCLISSSPERFLKWDNDTCELRPIKGTVRKSPQMDRARATEILKTPKEFGENLMILDLIRNDLYELLPDVRVEEFMTVEEYATVYQLVSVVKAYGLSQSAYSGLDILHHSLPVWVHDGGPKKITVQLLQDELEQHLNGSTAPGPGQRGVYSGVTGYWSLNGSGDWSVNIRCMYTHDGGAHWRLGAGGAITVLSTEQGELDEMYTKLESALQVFPTEG; encoded by the coding sequence ATGGACTCCAGAATCGACATCCTGTTCATTGACTCCTATGACTCGTTCACGTACAACGTCGTGAGACTGTTGGAACAGCAAGGTCCCATTACGGTTACCACGATCCACAACGATACGTTTGCCAGTCTGGACGGGCTTCTGCCCCTTTTGAGTTTGTTTGACTGTATTGTAGTCGGTCCAGGGCCTGGGAACCCACGGAACGGGTGCAAAGACATTGGTATCATTGAAGAGCTGTTTAGAAGCGATGTTGCCGCGAATGTACCAATCCTGGGCATCTGTCTCGGGTTCCAAGCTATGTGCTACTCAAGACTGGGCCCAGAGAGGATTCAGGAACTGGACATCATCAAGCATGGACAAGTGTACGATATCGAACTTTCCAGTAAAGGTGTCAGCTCAGCGCTGTTCAAGGGATACCCCGAGCAGTTCAAATCCACACGGTACCACTCGCTGCATGTGCTCATGGACAACGCAAGCATCGAAGAGGGGGTCTGTCCACTAGCTATTACCCACGATGAGAACGGTGAGTTGCTTATGGCCGCACAGGTGGGTGACCTTCCCTGGTACGGTGTGCAGTACCATCCGGAGTCCTGCTGCTCACAATTTGGCGGACTACTGATCCAGAACTTCCTCGGTATTGCGCATGATTGGAACCATAACAGGACCCAACGGTACCAATGCAAGCTGGGGAGCCGTGTCAGAATGGCTACACAATTGGAACAACTCGCTGAAACCATTGACAGAACCCCCATCTTTGTCAAGAGCCGTTTGGCACTACCATCTCCTGGGTCCCAGGATATTTGCATTAGGGAGTACCAAGATCCGAAGTACAAGGATTGTGCACAGGTGACTTTGAAACTAGCTGACAAGATCAAGGGTGACAAATTCATCCTCGCGTCGTCTAACATATCTGCTAACAGGGGCGAATGGTCAATCATTGCGCTACCGAACGAAAACTCGCAAGTTTTCACGCATTACGAGTCCCTTGGCAAGACCACAGTACACGGATGGCAAGCTGACGGGCTCACCCACGAATCGTTACATCAAAATCTGACTAAAGGGACGAACACACCGCTCTTACAAGTAATTGGCCAAGACAAGACGCAATTTTGGGGTACCCTTGGTCAGTTCATGGAACCCAGACTGCAATGCAACTTCCGTACGGACTTACCCTTTGTTGGTGGGCTTGTCGGTATATTAGGATACGAGATGGGTCTCTATGTGAAGAAACCTACTCTTGAACTGGAGGGTGCCCCGACACCGGACGCGAAACTTGTGTACATCGAAAACAGTATCCTTGTGGACCATCTGCAGGGCAGAATATTTCTCATCTCTGTGGGCAGCGATGGGTCCTCGTGTTTCCCTGACGATATTGCCGATATCTTCGCTGACTCGTCCTGGGTGGATGAGGACTTGGCGTGGCCACAGGAACTACCTGAGAAGGTTACATACGATGTGAAGATGCCGGACAAGTCTCAGTACGGCGAGGCGTTCCGTAAATGCCAAGAGTACATGCACCGCGGGGACTCGTACGAGATCTGTCTAACGACGCAGACACTAGTCACACCAAGCACCCCCACCGTGGACCCCTGGCGCATCTTCCAAGTGCTTGTGCAGCGTAACCCTGCACCCtttgccagtttcttccAATTCAACGACCTTTGCAGCGATGCGGGCCTCCCGGTCCCACAACTTTGCCTGATCAGCAGTTCTCCAGAACGGTTTCTCAAGTGGGACAACGACACGTGCGAGTTGCGTCCCATCAAGGGCACCGTGCGGAAATCCCCGCAGATGGACCGAGCACGCGCCACTGAAATCCTCAAGACTCCAAAGGAGTTCGGCGAGAACTTGATGATCCTGGACCTGATCCGCAACGACCTGTACGAGCTTCTCCCCGACGTACGCGTCGAGGAGTTCATGACCGTCGAGGAGTACGCGACCGTGTACCAGCTGGTCAGCGTTGTCAAGGCGTACGGCCTGTCTCAGTCAGCTTACTCCGGCCTGGACATCTTGCACCACTCTCTCCCCGTCTGGGTCCATGACGGGGGCCCGAAGAAAATCACCGTACAATTACTACAAGACGAGCTGGAGCAGCACCTCAACGGCTCCACAGCACCGGGGCCAGGCCAGCGCGGTGTCTACAGCGGCGTCACAGGCTACTGGTCCCTCAACGGCAGCGGCGACTGGTCCGTGAACATCCGCTGCATGTACACGCACGACGGCGGCGCGCACTGGCGCCTCGGCGCGGGCGGCGCCATCACCGTGCTCAGCACGGAGCAGGGCGAGCTCGACGAGATGTACACGAAGCTCGAGAGCGCCTTGCAGGTCTTCCCAACGGAAGGTTAA
- the ALG12 gene encoding dolichyl-P-Man:Man(7)GlcNAc(2)-PP-dolichol alpha-1,6-mannosyltransferase (similar to Saccharomyces cerevisiae ALG12 (YNR030W); ancestral locus Anc_6.338), translating into MHWSYLDTFLLLTVSVHLIRAPYTKVEESFNIQAIHDILEYGILDVSQYDHLNFPGVVPRTFISALVVAAVTKPFVWISSLFGAAPGGIDTQLLVRSTIGMFNVLGFVYLKNALQALMDKDVEKQVEEKGSSSENIYTFSSAGSWFILFIVGSFHLMFYSSRPLPNFIVTLPLVNVALGWVLLGRYRWAIFLLSLTAVIFRSEVGGVTLGVALGALFFKKISFYNTIKFGFMGAVLGMGISLTIDSYFWGVWCVPEVDAFLFNVIGGKAARWGTEPFLAYFTNYLRMLFLPPTVLFLNYLGYKVAPNELKIISLAAYFHIFVMSFQPHKEWRFIVYALPPMFALGATAATYLWENIKVQSLKNVFMLALLPVSAVLSFAFSMLFLNVSSMNYPGGEALVNFNQYVVRNNVSNAVVHISVAPCMTGVTLFGELDLPGYNITYDRSEELDQLQEKWPQFDYLITESSSPSEYESNLGVTSETEWELIQTTQMLTGIDVSYISQYVSNFAEKYGEAQLGSVLLNELKNLPTFALELLSGNTFVDIVKDIYSHTFKKGDVFFTFKKVSK; encoded by the coding sequence ATGCATTGGTCGTATTTGGATACGTTTCTGCTTTTGACAGTTTCCGTCCATCTGATAAGAGCTCCATACACCAAGGTGGAGGAGAGTTTCAACATCCAGGCGATCCATGATATTTTGGAGTACGGTATCCTCGATGTGTCGCAGTACGACCATCTGAATTTTCCCGGTGTGGTTCCAAGAACTTTCATTAGTGCTCTCGTTGTGGCTGCCGTGACTAAACCGTTTGTATGGATTTCGTCACTCTTCGGTGCTGCTCCAGGAGGGATCGATACACAACTGCTTGTTAGATCTACCATAGGTATGTTCAATGTCCTTGGGTTTgtgtacttgaagaacgcCCTACAAGCACTTATGGACAAGGACGTGGAGAAGCAAGTCGAGGAGAAAGGGTCCAGTTCCGAGAACATTTACACATTTTCGTCTGCCGGCAGCTGGTTCATTTTATTCATCGTTGGATCGTTCCATTTGATGTTTTACAGTTCAAGACCACTACCCAACTTCATTGTCACGTTGCCCCTTGTCAATGTGGCACTAGGCTGGGTTTTGTTAGGCCGTTATAGATGGGCGATTTTTTTACTGTCACTGACGGCAGTTATATTCAGATCGGAGGTCGGAGGTGTTACACTAGGTGTTGCTCTTGGTGCTctattcttcaaaaagatatCATTCTACAACACTATCAAATTTGGATTTATGGGGGCCGTTCTCGGTATGGGTATCAGTTTAACTATCGATTCGTATTTCTGGGGCGTTTGGTGCGTCCCTGAGGTAGACGcctttttgttcaatgtCATTGGCGGGAAAGCTGCAAGATGGGGGACGGAACCGTTCTTAGCTTACTTTACGAACTACTTGCGAATGCTGTTCTTACCACCAACGGTTCTGTTCTTGAATTACTTGGGGTATAAAGTGGCACCAAACGAATTGAAGATCATATCGTTGGCGGCGTACTTCCACATCTTCGTAATGTCCTTCCAGCCACACAAGGAATGGAGATTTATCGTTTATGCCCTGCCACCAATGTTCGCACTTggagcaacagcagcgactTACCTATGGGAAAACATCAAAGTCCAAAGTTTGAAGAACGTTTTCATGCTCGCTCTACTCCCTGTATCTGCAGTTCTATCGTTTGCATTCTCAATGTTGTTCCTAAATGTATCCTCCATGAATTACCCAGGTGGTGAAGCTCTTGTTAATTTCAACCAATACGTGGTAAGGAACAATGTCAGCAATGCGGTAGTTCATATATCTGTGGCGCCTTGCATGACAGGGGTAACTCTATTTGGTGAACTAGACTTACCAGGGTATAATATCACATATGACAGAAGTGAGGAACTTGATCAGCTACAAGAGAAATGGCCGCAATTTGACTACTTGATTACAGAAAGCTCTTCTCCATCCGAGTATGAGTCAAACTTGGGTGTTACAAGTGAAACGGAGTGGGAGCTTATCCAGACAACTCAAATGCTAACGGGCATTGATGTGTCGTATATCAGCCAATATGTTTCAAACTTTGCAGAGAAATATGGAGAAGCGCAGTTGGGTTCTGTTCTATTGAACGAACTTAAAAATCTTCCTACTTTTGCATTGGAGTTGTTAAGTGGGAACACTTTCGTGGATATTGTCAAGGATATCTATTCTCATACTTTTAAGAAGGGTGATGTATTCTTCACCTTCAAGAAGGTTTCGAAATAG
- the SSK2 gene encoding mitogen-activated protein kinase kinase kinase SSK2 (similar to Saccharomyces cerevisiae SSK22 (YCR073C) and SSK2 (YNR031C); ancestral locus Anc_6.341) produces MSSGDYFGFNPADQHAEQPDRDAGHPTRSQQQQQQLRLAHFNPSGSSNLDESRRSRANSATQSRSQSDTRKPMQDPVLSSPLDNFKWDVTGNKQPYPKQQIQPHHIHSLGPRSPGAPSGSNMSIMPTGASNLVRSPNATSSVSHGNAAGALNSDYLVQRHPGNSPGLQPLGGISSSAQSYHSSSSTGSSARSSRRPSVVAAGGSLSKFTAQQQQLPPIKTVGSAGRSISGPSNNGTPTGATAAISVKDKRHHDSNTTVLISPEMASSLNTLSSLTASTLAPTSSSTPKHHERSMVNKGPSSVSGAGSSVSLRSFKKQYILNEQLYLERMKNRIHDDDYYTRGIVPTNDSEEDFDLEVDDIYDIQNSSASINKANDTENFGINFFTTNDLNKDSRYYNLSIGGSENLLSISSTFLLHKLAWLKNSNPKMEQSIEEINEQLKNIQVRGNNDIIATNLGICMEELFQDPTIMERFEWQTMLINVLKGDIVRSEKTKIANENTAIGLDKERADNIWVELRAWMNGRTVEDQKKCLTLLRNSSDSVFKEVMEFKVSEDATFDEHEVAINTLLEKYFKVLTFWPNMKKMQIDKPITKTGDFNLRIETLVSWASIKLHLENEITKLAKWTRLENLNSILLEDPPDEIKETKKQFAEQIMKEKDIETIFQKKIFFPLAPWILKAKVFSIKAQKLIQELNLDMPNDRLEVLLLFPMVLLKEIISVRIAYAKKLQNPTMMMIDQMIEDFSSYIRLSVQLKSTLDNYRQGWQMELPSDPNFDKVIIEGIKYLFILLQLKILDGTTKTFRTSKEPEILLKYWDDLKNVGYYINGAGKVISVGFSKLTLRLLHRLHSYLLQEQNSPPTLKSANDGERWLTQIFENLGSMKRKLNRFTNVLTKAFQNSINYKIENYERLVNGLIETDHFLIYSGGELENNGVYLVASRELLGVTDAEIFKILDSTNIGCDLIPKLDIKNSLTIYNAIEIENDDNSTIAQSHDKDGVPYHSIETRSFSHHRGNLYSQNTHNTSQYHGLVDTKRGSNSPINAQSENEQEILDLEFELQSLGYLLVLYPSDPIIWEGKIFNLSEQTRIKFDSFFSKNPMGTMTLISEGSSYALEYQFDRFQQIAGLSASFLEKRCLLDAVENSLQRVNKAYFGCTYSMLRDYPKLVTTFKKCSPSTEVLNGIFLFCRDFGRNFLRNNIANGEKKSLIILLMVEVSVSWLKFLTDECDPSDHRTFRWCVTAMEFAMQMISGWNVLALNESQFKSLKQKISACMSLLISHFDVMGARAVEVEKMNQQLRPSTDIDDDFDVDAILQVNSELRMKTIAHLEESITRNPHQIGKVLDDTEQGNKYLSSLASSISNVSIRWQKRKYVGGGTFGSVYSAVNLDNGDILAVKEIKIQDSKAMEKIFPSVKEEMSVMEMLNHPNIIQYYGVEVHRDKVNIFMEYCEGGSLASLLEHGRIEDEMVTQVYTLELLEGLAYLHESGIVHRDIKPENILLDFNGIIKYVDFGAARKIASNETKIRTAGSGSSPGTSSSTDNLRDMIGTPMYMAPETITGSKTKGSFGVDDVWSLGCVVLEMVTGRRPWSNLDNEWAIMYHVAAGHIPQLPAKDEISEAGAKFFKRCLVYDPNKRATAVELLMDPWIVDIREVAFGTSGLDPSTETS; encoded by the coding sequence ATGTCTTCCGGTGACTACTTTGGGTTTAACCCGGCGGATCAACATGCTGAGCAACCAGACAGGGATGCAGGTCATCCAACTCGatcgcagcagcagcagcagcagctaCGACTTGCCCACTTTAACCCAAGCGGCAGTTCGAACCTCGACGAGAGCAGGAGATCTAGAGCCAATTCGGCCACGCAATCGAGATCGCAGTCGGACACCAGGAAACCTATGCAGGATCCTGTACTCTCCAGTCCGTTGGACAATTTCAAATGGGACGTCACAGGCAACAAACAGCCATATCCCAAACAGCAAATCCAGCCACATCATATTCACTCACTGGGACCTCGAAGCCCAGGAGCCCCCTCAGGCTCCAACATGTCCATTATGCCAACGGGCGCGAGCAACTTGGTCAGATCTCCAAACGCAACGAGCAGTGTAAGTCATGGAAACGCAGCCGGTGCTTTAAACAGCGATTATTTGGTACAAAGGCACCCAGGAAACTCTCCAGGTCTGCAACCGCTTGGCGGGATTTCAAGCTCTGCTCAATCGTACCACAGTTCATCTTCTACTGGGTCTTCAGCAAGATCTAGTAGGCGACCCTCTGTAGTTGCAGCCGGGGGATCTCTATCAAAGTTCACCgctcaacagcagcaattACCACCAATCAAAACAGTAGGAAGCGCGGGGAGGAGTATAAGCGGTCCATCGAATAACGGAACACCTACGGGTGCAACTGCCGCCATCTCTGTAAAGGATAAAAGGCACCACGATTCAAACACTACCGTCTTGATTTCTCCAGAGATGGCATCCTCATTGAACACACTTAGCTCCTTGACAGCATCAACCTTGGCGCCTACATCTTCGAGCACACCAAAACACCACGAAAGATCAATGGTTAACAAGGGTCCCTCGAGTGTTTCTGGTGCAGGCAGTTCGGTTAGTCTCagatccttcaagaaacaATACATTTTGAATGAACAGCTGTATTTAGAAAGAATGAAGAATAGAATACATGACGATGATTATTACACAAGGGGGATTGTTCCCACTAATGATAGTGAGGAAGATTTTGATCTCGAGGTAGATGATATTTATGACATTCAAAACAGTAGTGCCAGCATCAACAAAGCCAACGATACAGAGAATTTTGGAATCAACTTCTTTACGACCAATGATCTAAATAAAGACTCGAGATATTACAATCTGAGCATTGGTGGATCCGAAAACCTTCTTAGCATTAGTTCTACTTTCCTGTTGCATAAATTGGCATGGCTGAAGAACAGTAACCCAAAAATGGAACAGTCCATAGAGGAAATCAAtgagcaattgaagaatatcCAAGTTCGCGGAAATAATGACATAATTGCCACTAACTTAGGGATCTGTATGGAGGAGCTGTTCCAAGATCCTACGATAATGGAAAGGTTTGAATGGCAAACGATGTTGATTAACGTTTTGAAGGGAGATATCGTTAGAAGTGAAAAGACAAAGATTGCTAACGAGAATACAGCAATTGGATTGGACAAAGAAAGGGCAGATAATATATGGGTGGAACTGAGGGCCTGGATGAACGGTCGGACTGTGgaagatcaaaaaaagTGCCTAACATTGTTAAGAAACTCTTCAGATTCGGTATTCAAAGAAGTAATGGAATTCAAAGTGTCGGAAGATGCTACTTTCGATGAACACGAAGTTGCAATTAACACCTTATTGGAAAAGTATTTTAAAGTGCTTACCTTTTGGCCTAACATGAAGAAAATGCAAATTGATAAACCGATAACAAAAACCGGTGACTTTAATTTGAGAATTGAAACGCTGGTTAGTTGGGCCAGCATCAAGCtacatttggaaaacgaAATTACGAAACTAGCCAAATGGACGCGCTTAGAAAATTTGAATTCTATTTTATTGGAAGATCCGCCTGATGAAATCAAGGAAACAAAGAAGCAATTTGCGGAACAGATtatgaaagagaaagacaTTGAAActatatttcaaaagaaaattttctttccacTCGCTCCTTGGATTCTGAAGGCCAAAGTATTCTCTATTAAGGCACAGAAATTAATCCAAgagttgaatttggatATGCCTAATGATAGATTGGAAGTGCTTTTGCTCTTTCCGATGGTTCTATTGAAAGAAATCATATCCGTGAGAATAGCATATGCTAAGAAATTACAAAATCCAACTATGATGATGATTGATCAAATGATTGAAGACTTTTCATCATACATTCGCCTTTCGGTGCAATTGAAATCTACACTGGATAACTACAGACAAGGCTGGCAAATGGAACTACCTTCTGATCCCAATTTTGATAAAGTAATAATCGAGGGTATCAAATACCTGTTCATTCTTTTACAACTGAAAATTCTAGACGGTACAACAAAGACGTTCAGGACTTCGAAGGAACCCGAGATTCTGTTGAAATATTGGgatgatttgaagaacgtcGGCTATTACATCAATGGCGCTGGTAAAGTAATATCCGTGGGTTTCAGTAAGTTGACTCTAAGGTTACTACATCGCTTACACTCTTATCTgctacaagaacaaaataGTCCACCTACACTAAAAAGCGCTAATGACGGAGAACGTTGGCTAACACAGATCTTTGAAAATCTAGGATCCATGAAGCGGAAATTGAATAGGTTTACGAACGTTTTGACTAAGGCTTTTCAGAATTCCATAAATTACAAAATTGAGAACTATGAGCGTCTAGTAAACGGCCTGATAGAAACGGACCATTTTCTGATCTATTCGGGCGGTGAACTAGAAAACAATGGTGTTTACCTTGTGGCAAGTAGGGAACTTCTTGGTGTAACTGATGCCGAAATATTTAAGATTTTGGACAGCACCAATATAGGCTGTGATTTGATTCCAAAATTGGATATCAAGAATAGTTTGACAATTTACAACGCAATCGAGATAGAAAATGACGACAATTCCACCATTGCTCAAAGTCACGATAAAGACGGCGTGCCATATCATTCGATAGAAACCAGATCGTTCTCACACCACCGTGGAAATCTATATTCCCAAAACACACACAATACGAGTCAGTATCACGGGTTAGTTGATACCAAGCGTGGATCGAATAGCCCAATTAATGCTCAAAGTGAGAATGAGCAGGAAATTCTGGACTTAGAGTTTGAATTACAGTCCCTGGGATATCTGTTAGTACTGTATCCCAGCGACCCCATAATATGGGAAGGTAAAATTTTCAACCTTTCCGAACAAACAAGGATAAAATTCGACAGTTTTTTCTCGAAAAATCCCATGGGTACGATGACGCTGATTAGTGAGGGGTCCAGTTATGCCTTAGAGTACCAATTTGATCGATTCCAACAAATTGCTGGTTTGTCGGCTTCtttcttggagaagaggTGTTTACTAGATGCCGTGGAAAACTCTTTGCAAAGAGTAAACAAGGCATATTTTGGTTGCACCTATAGCATGTTAAGGGATTATCCTAAGCTCGTCAccaccttcaaaaaatgttCTCCTTCCACTGAAGTATTAAATGGTATATTTCTGTTTTGCCGAGACTTTGGTCGTAACTTTTTGAGGAATAACATTGCCAACGGTGAAAAGAAATCGCTGATTATACTGCTGATGGTTGAGGTAAGTGTTTCGTGGTTGAAATTTTTAACAGATGAATGTGATCCTAGCGACCATAGAACATTTAGGTGGTGTGTCACAGCTATGGAATTTGCCATGCAAATGATAAGTGGATGGAATGTTTTGGCGTTAAATGAATCCCAGTTTAAGtctttgaaacagaaaataTCTGCATGTATGTCCTTGTTGATTTCACATTTCGATGTTATGGGAGCAAGGGCTGTTGAGGTCGAAAAGATGAATCAGCAATTGAGACCCAGTACTGACATTGATGATGACTTCGATGTTGACGCTATCTTACAGGTCAACTCTGAGTTAAGAATGAAGACAATTGCCCATTTAGAAGAGAGCATTACGAGAAACCCACATCAAATTGGTAAAGTTTTGGATGATACGGAACAGGGCAACAAGTATCTCTCATCCTTGGCATCGTCTATATCCAATGTTTCTATTAGATggcaaaaaagaaagtatgttggtggtggtacttTTGGTTCTGTTTATTCAGCAGTAAATTTGGACAATGGTGATATTCTGGCGGTTAAAGAGATCAAAATTCAAGATAGTAAAGCCATGGAAAAGATCTTTCCTTCTgtgaaagaggaaatgaGCGTGATGGAGATGTTGAATCATCCAAACATTATCCAGTACTACGGTGTGGAAGTTCATAGAGATAAGGTGAATATATTCATGGAATATTGTGAAGGTGGTTCATTGGCCAGTTTGCTGGAGCAtggaagaattgaagaCGAAATGGTGACGCAGGTTTATACCTTAGAGTTACTCGAAGGGTTAGCTTACTTGCACGAATCTGGCATAGTTCACCGAGACATCAAACCGGAGAACATTTTGCTGGATTTCAACGGTATTATAAAGTATGTCGATTTCGGTGCTGCTAGGAAAATTGCTAGTAATGAAACGAAGATACGTACCGCCGGATCGGGATCCTCCCCCGGAACGTCCTCATCTACGGACAATCTCCGTGATATGATTGGTACCCCAATGTACATGGCACCGGAGACAATTACAGGTTCCAAAACTAAGGGTTCCTTTGGTGTTGACGATGTCTGGTCCTTAGGCTGTGTTGTGCTAGAGATGGTTACTGGCAGGCGGCCTTGGTCTAATTTGGACAACGAATGGGCTATCATGTACCACGTCGCCGCTGGTCATATTCCGCAACTACCTGCAAAAGATGAGATAAGTGAAGCTGGTGCAAAGTTTTTCAAGCGCTGCCTAGTATACGATCCTAACAAACGTGCCACCGCTGTAGAACTTTTAATGGATCCATGGATTGTGGACATTCGAGAGGTTGCGTTTGGGACGTCTGGTTTAGATCCTAGTACAGAAACAAGCTAA